In Nitrospira sp., the following are encoded in one genomic region:
- a CDS encoding DUF2914 domain-containing protein yields the protein MVSLQRFQSVLGKPYLPPLFFFSGVTYDTLVLTRIDRLRDNLLLLAYLTLLGFLIVLTGRLGTQEATLDDLPPDAPFFMKWVVQAKPYAPMAIQFLLGGLFSAYAIFYSRSATFAGTAVFFCILVAFLVANEFLRSRLTNVQLLVSLYALVCFAFFTFFFPVMTGWMNAVIFLTGAAVTVLVVLRVVQLIYWNNADRTRREAMWAAAPALGLIALLVGFYFLNWIPPVPLSLKHGGMYHEVKRSGDRYELSFEKSWYEVWKVSDNVIPADDPVYCFTAVFAPVALKTTIYHHWYYRPDAGQPFTDADRIPLKISGGREGGYRAYTFKEGLDPGDWRVDVEAEDGRVIGRVAVKVLNKTAVGPLSLTTVVY from the coding sequence ATGGTCTCATTGCAGCGTTTCCAGTCGGTCTTGGGTAAGCCCTACCTGCCGCCGCTGTTTTTCTTCAGCGGGGTGACGTATGACACGCTGGTGCTGACCCGCATCGACCGGCTACGCGACAACTTGTTGCTGCTAGCCTATCTGACGCTGTTGGGCTTTCTGATCGTCCTGACCGGCCGTTTGGGAACTCAGGAAGCCACGCTTGACGATCTTCCGCCTGATGCGCCGTTCTTCATGAAATGGGTGGTGCAGGCCAAGCCCTATGCCCCGATGGCCATTCAGTTCCTGCTGGGCGGTCTCTTCAGCGCCTACGCGATCTTTTATTCCAGAAGCGCGACCTTCGCAGGAACGGCGGTGTTTTTCTGTATTCTTGTGGCGTTTCTCGTGGCGAATGAATTCCTCCGCAGCCGGTTAACGAATGTTCAGTTGCTGGTGAGCCTCTACGCCCTCGTCTGTTTCGCGTTCTTTACCTTCTTCTTTCCGGTCATGACCGGCTGGATGAATGCGGTGATCTTTCTGACCGGAGCTGCGGTGACGGTGCTGGTCGTCCTGCGGGTCGTGCAGTTGATCTATTGGAACAACGCCGATCGAACGAGGCGCGAGGCGATGTGGGCGGCTGCGCCGGCTCTTGGCCTGATTGCGCTGCTGGTCGGATTCTATTTCCTGAACTGGATTCCTCCGGTGCCGCTCTCCTTGAAGCATGGCGGCATGTATCACGAAGTGAAACGCTCGGGGGACCGGTACGAATTGAGTTTTGAGAAATCATGGTACGAAGTGTGGAAGGTGTCGGACAATGTGATCCCGGCCGACGATCCTGTCTATTGTTTCACGGCGGTGTTTGCGCCCGTGGCGCTGAAGACCACGATTTATCATCATTGGTATTACCGGCCCGATGCCGGTCAGCCCTTCACAGACGCTGATCGCATTCCGCTCAAGATTTCCGGTGGGCGAGAGGGCGGCTACCGCGCCTACACGTTCAAAGAGGGCCTCGATCCGGGCGATTGGCGGGTCGATGTGGAAGCGGAAGACGGGCGTGTCATCGGCCGGGTAGCGGTCAAGGTATTAAACAAGACGGCGGTCGGGCCGCTGTCTTTGACGACGGTGGTGTACTAA
- a CDS encoding polyprenyl synthetase family protein, producing MNIKDYLEHTRLAVDRFLDEVSPPAATPPTTLHESMRYSLMAGGKRVRPILTIAAAEAVGTTPPGLMAVACSLEFIHTYSLIHDDLPSMDNDDFRRGKPTNHKVYGEAMAILAGDALLTMAFDLISRPDLMKGCEPSRQVRIIRELAYGSGNMGMVGGQVFDIQAENQDIDLPTLQNIHKHKTGMLIRAAVRMGAIAAGASDRQLDDLTGYAEDIGLAFQIADDVLNVTGTREELGKNPNTDAERGKKTYPTFYGVDGARQLAEDCVTRAIGRLNAFGAAADPLRDIARYITSRKN from the coding sequence ATGAACATTAAGGACTATCTCGAACACACCCGGCTGGCAGTGGACCGATTTCTGGATGAGGTCAGCCCTCCGGCTGCCACCCCGCCCACAACGCTCCACGAGAGCATGCGGTATAGCTTGATGGCAGGCGGTAAACGGGTCCGTCCGATCTTAACGATCGCGGCGGCCGAAGCGGTGGGAACGACGCCGCCCGGCTTGATGGCCGTCGCCTGTTCACTGGAGTTCATCCATACCTATTCCCTGATCCACGACGACTTGCCGTCGATGGACAACGACGACTTTCGCCGCGGCAAACCGACTAACCATAAGGTGTATGGCGAGGCGATGGCGATTTTGGCCGGCGACGCGCTGTTGACCATGGCCTTCGACCTGATCAGCCGGCCCGACCTGATGAAGGGCTGCGAACCCTCTCGACAGGTACGCATCATCCGGGAATTGGCCTACGGTTCCGGCAACATGGGCATGGTCGGCGGCCAGGTCTTCGACATTCAGGCCGAGAACCAGGATATCGACCTGCCCACGTTGCAAAACATTCATAAACACAAGACCGGCATGCTGATCCGGGCCGCTGTCCGCATGGGAGCCATTGCTGCGGGCGCCTCCGATCGGCAACTCGACGACCTCACCGGCTACGCCGAGGACATCGGGCTCGCCTTCCAAATCGCCGACGACGTGCTGAACGTGACGGGCACGCGCGAGGAATTGGGCAAGAATCCGAACACCGATGCGGAGCGTGGCAAGAAAACCTACCCCACATTTTATGGCGTCGACGGCGCACGTCAATTGGCGGAAGACTGCGTCACCCGCGCGATCGGCCGGCTGAATGCCTTCGGTGCCGCCGCCGATCCGCTTCGCGATATTGCGCGCTACATCACCTCGCGAAAGAACTGA
- a CDS encoding NAD-dependent epimerase/dehydratase family protein — protein MNVLVTGATGFVGGAVARALVHAGAKVRVLTRTGADLQNLAGLPVEQVHGDLRDRDSLRQALHGCRQLYHVAAHYALWAKDPSIFYDINVTGTRNILEAAREVGVERSVYCSTIGAIGLPPGGGLGTEETPVSLEHMAGHYKRSKYLAEQEVLKLAREGLPVVIVNPSAPVGAADVKPTPTGQIIVDFMKGRMPAYIETGMNLIDVDDVAQGHLLAMQKGRQGERYILGNTNLLLNEVFQILSRLTGVKAPSVKLPRLAILPLAYANHWISNLTGIPPRIPLEGVKMAKYKMHYDCSKAIRELGLPQTPVEVALEKAVRWFREHGYA, from the coding sequence ATGAATGTGCTCGTCACCGGAGCAACCGGGTTTGTCGGCGGGGCCGTGGCGCGTGCGCTGGTCCACGCCGGTGCAAAAGTCCGCGTCCTCACGCGCACAGGCGCCGATCTGCAAAACCTGGCCGGGTTGCCGGTCGAACAGGTGCATGGAGACCTCCGCGACCGCGACTCCCTCCGCCAGGCCCTGCACGGCTGCCGGCAACTCTATCATGTGGCAGCCCATTACGCGCTCTGGGCCAAAGATCCCTCGATCTTCTACGACATCAATGTCACCGGCACGAGAAACATTCTTGAAGCGGCGCGCGAGGTCGGGGTGGAGCGCAGCGTCTATTGCAGTACGATCGGCGCGATCGGATTGCCGCCGGGCGGAGGACTAGGTACCGAGGAGACGCCGGTCTCGCTGGAACACATGGCGGGACATTACAAACGGTCCAAATATCTTGCCGAGCAGGAAGTGCTGAAACTGGCGCGCGAAGGCCTGCCGGTCGTCATCGTCAACCCGAGCGCACCAGTCGGGGCCGCGGACGTGAAGCCGACCCCCACCGGCCAGATCATCGTGGATTTCATGAAGGGCCGGATGCCCGCCTATATCGAAACGGGCATGAACCTGATCGATGTGGATGACGTGGCCCAAGGTCACCTCTTGGCCATGCAGAAGGGCCGCCAGGGCGAACGCTACATTCTCGGCAATACAAATCTTTTGTTGAATGAGGTCTTTCAGATCCTCAGTCGGCTTACGGGGGTGAAAGCGCCCTCCGTCAAGCTGCCGCGTCTGGCCATCCTGCCGCTAGCCTATGCGAATCACTGGATCTCGAACCTGACCGGCATCCCGCCACGTATTCCGCTCGAGGGGGTGAAGATGGCCAAGTACAAGATGCACTATGATTGTTCAAAAGCCATCCGCGAACTCGGCCTGCCCCAAACGCCGGTCGAGGTCGCGCTGGAAAAGGCGGTGCGGTGGTTTCGCGAGCACGGCTATGCTTAA